One region of Desulfobacterales bacterium genomic DNA includes:
- a CDS encoding CatB-related O-acetyltransferase, whose amino-acid sequence MHIKLMTLLKKWIIGHPKTLQQKFPQYEIGRGTYGSDLRILRRKDGATLKIGAFCSIAAGVQIFLGGEHRIDWVTTYPFNVLWHSANHIKGHPKTKGDVEIGNDVWIGQEAVILSGVKIGDGAVVGVRAVVTANVPPYAVVAGNPARVLKKRFDDMTIQRLLNSKWWNWPESKIEKMLPMLLNHDIERFLTSAAQDKI is encoded by the coding sequence ATGCACATCAAGCTAATGACCCTGTTGAAGAAATGGATAATCGGCCATCCGAAAACCCTGCAGCAAAAATTTCCGCAATATGAGATCGGCCGTGGAACGTACGGCTCCGATCTTCGAATATTGCGGCGAAAAGACGGCGCCACTTTAAAAATCGGCGCCTTTTGTTCCATCGCAGCCGGCGTGCAAATTTTTCTCGGAGGAGAACATCGCATCGACTGGGTAACCACCTACCCGTTTAATGTTCTGTGGCATTCGGCAAACCACATCAAGGGTCATCCAAAAACAAAGGGCGATGTGGAAATAGGAAATGATGTATGGATCGGCCAAGAAGCCGTGATTTTGTCCGGCGTAAAAATTGGCGATGGGGCGGTGGTCGGCGTTAGAGCCGTTGTCACCGCAAATGTTCCGCCTTATGCCGTTGTGGCGGGCAATCCGGCCCGGGTGCTAAAAAAACGCTTTGATGATATGACCATTCAACGCTTGCTGAATTCGAAATGGTGGAATTGGCCTGAATCGAAGATAGAAAAGATGCTTCCCATGCTATTGAATCATGATATCGAACGGTTCCTGACTTCGGCCGCGCAAGATAAAATATAG
- a CDS encoding methyltransferase domain-containing protein, translating to MPPIFKIDLKKKTEQPEPVIIELGSGEKKRPGRICIDKMEMPHVDIVADLEEGLPFFPDNSVDEIHSKSFLEHIDNFEFLMKEIWRVLKPDGRKFLYVPHFSNPYYYSDYTHKRFFGLYTFEYFSNHQDRFKRKVPSFYQEFGFITEDITIVFTSPWKGRKLVKRMFQSFFNLNTWLMEFYEENLCYLIPCYALQVTLRPAKQLSKEP from the coding sequence ATGCCGCCAATTTTTAAAATCGATTTGAAAAAAAAAACGGAACAGCCGGAACCCGTTATTATCGAATTGGGCAGTGGCGAAAAAAAAAGGCCCGGTCGGATCTGCATCGATAAAATGGAAATGCCGCACGTCGATATTGTCGCGGATCTGGAAGAGGGGTTGCCTTTTTTCCCGGATAATTCAGTGGATGAAATTCATTCAAAGAGCTTTTTGGAACACATTGACAATTTCGAGTTCTTGATGAAGGAGATTTGGCGCGTTCTTAAACCCGATGGCCGGAAATTTTTATATGTGCCGCATTTTTCAAATCCTTATTACTACTCCGACTACACCCATAAGCGGTTTTTCGGACTATACACCTTTGAATATTTCTCCAACCACCAGGACAGATTCAAAAGAAAAGTCCCCTCTTTTTATCAGGAATTCGGTTTCATCACGGAAGATATCACGATTGTGTTCACCTCCCCGTGGAAAGGCCGAAAACTGGTAAAACGCATGTTTCAATCATTTTTCAATCTGAATACCTGGTTGATGGAATTCTATGAGGAAAATCTGTGCTACTTGATTCCCTGTTATGCGCTTCAGGTCACCTTGCGCCCCGCTAAACAGCTATCCAAGGAACCCTAA